gtataaaaaaaacccGCCACAAAAAAGCCAATTAAAGCTTGCTTCAAAACTCGACAGAGTTGAGGCAAGGGTATGATGTAAGCACAGAGTTTCCTGATCCACGGTGATCCCTGGTGGGTAGAAGCTTCTATTGCCTTTTCAAACATCATCCACTTTATAGCCCAAGTACAAAACTAAAGAAAGAAGCTTCAAACTTCAAACTTCAGAGACCGAACCAAGTCTGGCTCATCCACTCCGCTACTTGTGCAACTGCTTAAAAGTTCAGACATATTAAAAACACGATGCCAACGAAACTGAGGCTCCGTAAAGATGTGCATAATGACCTGTGCCTGGTGCGCTCGGTGGTTTTGGCTCGGGCTTGGGGCGCACTGCAGCCTCGCTGGCATGCTTTGAAAGGCAGCACTTTCTCCACTTCGTCCCCTGTCACCAATCCCCCAAGAGTGAAAATTTGGTTTCATTTCGGCTGGTTTTGCTCTGACAGGCACGAATCTACCCCCACCGTCCGACCCCTCGCCCAGCCATCCGGGCCCTTTGCCCCCCAGGAGACGCTTCATTAGGTTTAATAAGCGAAGTGTGCCAGCGCTGTCCAGGCGCAACACGTGGTAAAGCACCCCCTCACCTCTCGCCCCGCAGGGCAGAATCAAATATTCTTTTGTTTATCGGGGGTATTTGAGACTGTGGAGTGGGGACGGTCTTGATGTAATTGGATGAAAGTGTGCGGAGTGCGTAATTGGATTAGTCCGAGCACTCTGCTGTCTGTCCACTGCGACTGAATGAACTCTTCTTTCAGGGCTGCCTTCATGCAAGAGCGCATTGTTTTTCCCCTCCCAAGTGGGGGAAATGATTCTGTACCATTCATTTCGGCGCTTATCTGTTCATTCTTTTAACCCCTGACTTGTTTCAAGGTTTTAACGTCTTTCGGGTTGTGGGGTTTCCACCCTTGGCCACAGGGAAGCGCTGCGTTTGGCGCTCGCTGAGGCGCACCTAATCCACTTTTGATGAGCTTGGTTTGCTTACTCCCCGCCGTCATTATCAAAGGGACTCTTCATCTCTATTCACGTCTGCCCGCACACGACCATCGGCACTACACCACGCCCCCCTCGCGGCAGCAGCCACACATAGAAGGGGTTTGGCAATAAATACCGCCTCCAAACCCAAAAGAGAGGGCAAGATGATGTTGGAAGCTTCTGGGGAAAGCATGGCGACGGCTCAACACAGCTCTTACAGGCCGCTGCTCTTGCTGCGAGACACTGATTCCCAACACCGGTGGAACATCGAAGATACGGCGGAGGTCAAGGCGATGTTGTGCAGTACTTGGACAGATGATGGGCCACAGATCCACAGGCCTCACTGCGATCCTTGCATTGCGGCAGAGCAAGACCAGTGTGCCCTGGCCAGGGCACGAAGACGACGGAGGCTGGCGGCCAATGCAAGGGAGCGCAGAAGGATGCTGGGCCTGAACGTGGCTTTCGACAGGCTGAGGAGCGTCATCCCCAACGTGGAGAGTGCCAGAAAGCTGTCAAAGTCGGAGACACTCCAGATGGCGCAGATCTACATCAGTACACTGAGCGAGCTGCTGCAGGGACAGGACAGTGAGTGCGGACAGTGGCGCGCTGCAGCACAGAGGGACCACGCAGGACAGCGACAGCAAGCCACAGCAGTACAAGGAGAACAGACACAGCAGAGCGTCGAACAGAACACCTCCCCACATCAGAATACCGTTCAGGAACACGTCGTAGACACTGTCCGGCCGCACATGGAGCGCAAAGCCACCACGCACTGCTGGGAAAGAAGCAACGGCGCCAAGTAAAATGTCTACAGAacgtgttttacattttttaatgtaggCTCTATATTGCACTTTGTTAGTGATAATTTATGTAATAATGATGATCAGGTCATGATTGACAAAgactaaataaaatgttttttaaaaaaagaaagaaaatgaaaaaacaacTCGTGTTGAATACATCACACTGGTCCACGAAAACCGCAGAAAGCTGACAAGATGTATTgaaagtagcaatttttattcGAGTTAAAATTATGTACAAGTAACCAAAGACATCATTTCTGAAATTGGTACAAAGTTCAGGTTCCTGCAGTTGGCTTTGGATGCCTCTTTAATTTCACCTCAAACACAACTGAGAAAAatgctgtataaaataaaaataagatcgGATTCTGAAAAGTAGTCTATCATTCTAGATTTCCAATAGCCAATATTTACAGAAATATGTACATTTGTGTGGTTCCATTAATATTCCAGAATTTGCTAATTCAAAAAACATTGGGATGTTTAGCGTGTTGGATACAgccctgacagagagagagaaaaacacacacacacacacgcacacacatacacgatGACACCACTGTTTCTGGATCAGCCCAAGGACCAGCAGAACAGTCTGCagcagacaaacaaaaaaataaaaaaaactaacagaAAAAGCAATACATATTTTGGAAATACAATTGAAAAGAAGGTAAAATAAGACAATtaagatttaatattttatatctaTTCTAAGTCAATTTCCAAATTCACCAAACAGGGGAGACTTTTCAAATTTTAAATGATGGAAAAAGTGCACAGGGGCTTTTTGCATTGTAAGAGAGAGAGTAGCGAGCTTGTCAgaaatagcatatatatatatgaagtggATATTTGTAGGATGTCTTTGTATTAACTTGGAAGCGTGAACatggggaaaaagaaaaaaaaaatgatgaacacACCGTGTCTGAACTTGGTTTAAAAAAACTGGCCTGTGGAGAGATGACACAACTTCAAGTGCTTTATGGAAATGTAACTTTAAGATTAAGATATTTTGATGTACCCTTGCattgaaataaattaataacaacaataattaaACAAGGAAAACTGAGCTGGGCACTTCAGCTTATTATCTCAAATACCATTAATAAcattgggtgtgtgtgtgttgaggtcaTTCAAATACAGGAGAACACAAACGGATTTGCGATTTGTTAAGATTTTAACGTTTCAGCTTTCATTTGACTTTGCATACAACACTAAGGAAAGCATGCtgcgtgatttttttttatagcttcTGTTGGGAATTCTCAGTGATGCGCTTATAATCACGCAAATCCCTGAAAGAGATTAGGGACGTGATGCCCAGGTCTTTGACACACATGGTACATGGGGTGAGACTTCTAAAACTGAGCTACCACCACcagttatacaaaaaaaaaaaagaaaaaaaaaaaaaaaaaacaggaaagtaggataaaataaaaaaacaaggagaatctgtgtagattctgCTGCAGGTATGTGCATGTATTTTTATGAGAGaggaaaaacagggcaaagactcGAAGAGTCTGTAACGAGCAAGTCAGAGCAGCACTCGATCAAAGCTATCCATCGTTTGTGGCGGCTGGGCGAGCACTATTGATCGGGGAGGGAGATGGAGAGGTTAACGAGAAACACAGCATAGCAGAGTAACATTCTTACAGGGCACAATAAGAAAATGGGTTCTTTTGAAGGCGAGGAGATTCTGAGAGAGAATTCTGACAGTCTTTCCCTGTTGCACTGCGGTCAatgtatgaattaaaaaaaaaggaaatcaaaaaACCCAATAGAgagaagaaacaaacaaaaaaaaaaagaaagaaaacctgACAGAACAGAAGCCTAAGCAGACTGCACCAAATAtactagccaaaaaaaaaagaaaaaaaaaaaaaaaagagagaagaaacagGAGAATTTCATTCAACATCAGCCATCTCAAAGCATCGAAAGAGTCTTCAAAACGTCAAAAGGGCCATGATGTTTGTGGTTGGTGGGGGGCGGGTTAATAGTGCTGGTGCTCTCAGGGGTGGATTTCTCTCCAGTGCGTTCAGCAAGGTGTGTGCTCCGGCGCAAACGTGTGTTTGTTGAAGGAAGGTGAGCTCTGCTGATGCGCCAGCACTAGCAGTGCTCCAAATAATCGATGACCCGAGAGATGGATTTCTGCCCCGCCGTGCCCACGTCACACTGCAAGTGAAGAAAACACAAGCAAATGAAACATTACACTGAATACCCAGGAACCCCCGCAACTGCTGGTTGGTACAACAAAGCAATGTTGCATGTAAAACACTTAAAAGAATAAAGTACTTACTGTGAGGTTCATGAAATTGAGAAACTTCTTCAGCATTTCTGTCATTATGGAGAAATCTCCCTTTGGAAGGTTTTCCCGCACAGTACTAACGTTCATCTGGGACAGAAACACACATTAGACGATACATTagtcaatatacaatatacagggTTGGTAATGTTACAAAACAAAAGTTAGTTAtattaaaaacctttttaaaaggtttaatgaatcctatttattcacaaaaaaataaaaaaataaaaagaattccAAATTGCTAAACACAAGCATCACAATAGTATAGCACCTTAGCATCAGATAAGAGCTGGAATAATTTAGTATCAATTAATATTGCAATAGaacatgttttaataatgttaatatgacttgtaaataatgtatattaaaatactgAAGATGTGTTTCAACAGTAGGGCTGcgcaatatgaccctaaaataatattacaatatttcaggatacTTTTGAGATAATATTATTGACAATATGACAATACAATATgaccttttttattaatttcaa
This genomic stretch from Astyanax mexicanus isolate ESR-SI-001 chromosome 15, AstMex3_surface, whole genome shotgun sequence harbors:
- the atoh1c gene encoding transcription factor Atoh7-a — its product is MMLEASGESMATAQHSSYRPLLLLRDTDSQHRWNIEDTAEVKAMLCSTWTDDGPQIHRPHCDPCIAAEQDQCALARARRRRRLAANARERRRMLGLNVAFDRLRSVIPNVESARKLSKSETLQMAQIYISTLSELLQGQDSECGQWRAAAQRDHAGQRQQATAVQGEQTQQSVEQNTSPHQNTVQEHVVDTVRPHMERKATTHCWERSNGAK